One genomic window of Gossypium hirsutum isolate 1008001.06 chromosome D11, Gossypium_hirsutum_v2.1, whole genome shotgun sequence includes the following:
- the LOC107910894 gene encoding E3 ubiquitin-protein ligase At4g11680 isoform X1, giving the protein MNPSNALPQTSPPSDAVDTSPLLTHSISDHLLRSRRILRRRPPPLPGTAARLLRRVSSRRLMLREPSVRVRETAAEQLEERQSDWAYSKPVIILDILWNMAFVVMAVVVLGLSLEEKPSVPLRLWVWGYGLQCLFHVACVAVEYKIRNERRVEGLQSNEDPDLGLNSQSGSEADDSEDNVTEELNSGDETRVAKSLESANTMFSFLWWIIGFYWIISKGQVLTHQAPKLYWLCVTFLALDVVFVFICVAVACLIGLAVCCCLPCIIAILYALTDRDGATDEEIDRLPKYRFQRTVDLEKVDGEIYNIMTESNTDTPTERILSREDAECCICLSAYEDGTELRELPCHHHFHCNCIDKWLYINATCPLCKFNILKVSEEV; this is encoded by the exons ATGAACCCATCAAACGCACTACCTCAGACATCACCTCCATCAGATGCGGTGGACACGTCACCCCTCCTGACCCATTCCATATCCGACCACCTTCTCCGCAGCCGCCGCATCCTCCGTCGTCGACCTCCACCTTTGCCTGGCACAGCCGCTAGGCTCCTCCGACGCGTCAGCAGTCGTCGTTTGATGCTCCGTGAGCCATCGGTTCGCGTGCGAGAAACCGCTGCGGAGCAACTCGAAGAGCGTCAAAGCGATTGGGCCTACTCGAAGCCCGTTATAATCCTCGACATTCTCTGGAATATGGCGTTTGTGGTAATGGCGGTTGTCGTTTTGGGACTCAGCCTTGAAGAAAAGCCCAGCGTCCCCTTAAGGCTCTGGGTTTGGGGTTACGGCTTACAGTGTTTGTTTCACGTGGCTTGCGTAGCAGTAGAATATAAAATAAGAAACGAAAGGAGGGTTGAGGGCTTGCAGAGCAACGAGGATCCGGATTTGGGTCTGAATTCTCAGTCTGGGAGTGAAGCAGATGATTCCGAGGATAATGTAACAGAGGAGTTGAATAGTGGAGATGAAACCAG AGTTGCCAAGAGCTTGGAGTCTGCAAATACGATGTTTTCATTTCTTTGGTGGATAATTGGATTTTACTGGATAATTTCCAAAGGACAAGTTTTGACACATCAGGCACCTAAGCTTTACTG GCTTTGTGTTACATTTCTTGCGTTGGATGTGGTGTTTGTATTCATCTGTGTTGCTGTTGCCTGTCTTATTGGTCTTGCTGTTTGCTGCTGTCTTCCTTGTATCATTGCAATTTTGTATGCTCTTACAGACCgg GATGGAGCAACAGATGAAGAAATTGATAGATTGCCAAAGTACAGGTTTCAAAGGACAGTTGATCTCGAAAAAGTAGATGGTGAAATTTATAACATAATGACTGAATCTAACACTGATACTCCAACTGAACGGATTCTTTCACGTGAAGATGCT GAATGCTGCATCTGCCTTTCTGCTTATGAAGATGGGACCGAGTTGCGCGAACTTCCTTGCCATCACCATTTCCATTGCAACTGCATAGACAAGTGGTTGTACATCAATGCTACATGTCCTCTCTGCAAGTTCAACATTCTAAAGGTGAGCGAAGAGGTTTAG
- the LOC107911957 gene encoding pentatricopeptide repeat-containing protein At2g03880, mitochondrial, translating to MIKLNFKFLDLSFKSFHQCIHVRTMHFHFANSSQSKIDSNWVLNELSKSGRINEARKLFDKMPERDEFTWNTLIAAYATSGKLTEAIQLFKETPIKSSITWNLLISGYCLHGMETEAFHLFSRMQFEGQRPNQYTMGSILRLCSTLGLLQRGKQVHGYVIKTQFESNDYVVTGLVDMYAKCNCILEAEYLFKMMPNKRNHVMWTAMVAGYSQNGEAFKAIECYRDMVVEGVASNQFTFPSVLTACAAVQARNFGTQVHSFIVRSGFEANVFVQSALIDMYAKCRDLDSALIVLENMEVDDVVSWNSMLVGCVRQGCEEEALSLFRKMHARDMKLGNFTYPSVLNCFASTKDMNNAMSVHCLIIKTGFEAYKLVNNALVDMYAKQGNMDCAFQVFNHMPNKDVVSWTSLVTGYARNNHHEEALKLFCDMRLAGIHPDHVVLASALSACAELTVLELGQQVHADFVKSGLQSSTSVDNSLVTMYAKCGCIDDASRVFDSMQIRDAVTWTALIVGYARNGKGKDSVRFYDQMIASGTKPDYITFIGLLFACSHAGLLERGRLYFASMEKEYGIKPGPEHYACMIDLLGRSGKLVEAEMLLNEMDVEPDATVWKALLAACRVQGNLELGERAAKNLFELESKNAVPYIMLSNMYSAAGKWEDAARIRRTMKWKGISKEPGCSWIEVNSRVHTFMSEDRGHSRTTEIYSKIDEIMVLIKESGYEADISFALHNMDKEGKELGLAYHSEKLAVAFGLLSLPRGAPVRIFKNLRVCGDCHTAMKYISRVFHRHIILRDSNCFHHFKGGPCSCGDYW from the coding sequence AtgataaaactaaatttcaaattcctGGACTTGTCTTTCAAGTCATTTCATCAATGCATTCACGTGCGAACAATGCATTTTCATTTTGCGAATTCCAGTCAATCAAAGATTGATTCCAATTGGGTTTTGAATGAATTATCTAAATCGGGTCGGATTAATGAAGCTCGGAAGCTATTTGACAAAATGCCTGAACGGGATGAGTTCACCTGGAACACGTTGATAGCTGCGTATGCAACTTCCGGGAAATTAACTGAAGCTatacaacttttcaaagaaaccCCAATAAAAAGTTCCATCACTTGGAATTTACTAATTTCAGGTTATTGTCTACATGGTATGGAAACCGAAGCTTTTCATTTGTTTTCCAGAATGCAATTTGAGGGGCAAAGGCCTAATCAATACACAATGGGAAGTATTTTAAGGTTGTGTTCAACATTGGGTTTGCTTCAAAGAGGAAAACAGGTGCATGGTTATGTAATAAAGACACAATTCGAGTCGAATGACTATGTTGTTACCGGTCTTGTTGATATGTATGCGAAGTGCAATTGCATTTTGGAAGCTGAGTATCTGTTTAAAATGATGCCCAACAAGAGAAACCATGTCATGTGGACTGCCATGGTTGCTGGTTATTCTCAGAATGGAGAGGCATTCAAAGCGATTGAATGCTATCGAGATATGGTGGTTGAAGGAGTTGCCTCTAATCAGTTCACTTTCCCGAGTGTGTTAACAGCTTGTGCTGCGGTTCAAGCTCGTAATTTTGGCACACAAGTGCATAGTTTCATTGTTAGGAGTGGTTTTGAAGCTAATGTTTTTGTTCAAAGTGCGTTGATCGATATGTATGCAAAATGCAGGGATTTGGATAGTGCCTTGATAGTCTTAGAGAATATGGAGGTTGatgatgttgtttcttggaactCTATGTTAGTGGGGTGCGTGAGGCAAGGCTGTGAAGAGGAAGCTCTCTCATTGTTCCGTAAGATGCATGCTAGAGATATGAAGCTGGGTAATTTCACATACCCTTCAGTTCTAAACTGTTTTGCTTCAACGAAAGATATGAACAATGCAATGTCAGTCCACTGTTTGATCATTAAAACAGGATTTGAGGCATACAAGCTTGTGAATAATGCTTTGGTTGACATGTATGCTAAACAAGGAAACATGGATTGcgcttttcaggttttcaaccaCATGCCAAACAAGGATGTTGTCTCATGGACCTCTCTAGTGACGGGATATGCACGTAATAACCATCATGAAGAAGCTCTCAAGTTGTTTTGTGACATGAGATTGGCAGGCATTCATCCCGACCACGTCGTTCTTGCCAGTGCTTTGAGTGCTTGTGCAGAATTAACAGTTCTGGAACTTGGGCAACAAGTTCATGCAGACTTTGTTAAATCTGGCCTCCAATCATCCACTTCAGTAGATAATTCCCTCGTAACAATGTATGCCAAGTGTGGATGTATAGACGATGCAAGCAGAGTATTTGATTCCATGCAAATCCGGGATGCGGTAACTTGGACTGCACTAATAGTTGGTTATGCCCGGAATGGTAAAGGAAAGGACTCAGTAAGGTTCTATGATCAAATGATTGCTAGTGGCACAAAACCAGACTACATTACTTTTATAGGCTTACTATTTGCTTGCAGCCATGCCGGTCTTTTGGAAAGGGGTCGCTTGTATTTTGCATCAATGGAGAAGGAATATGGAATTAAACCAGGTCCTGAACACTATGCTTGTATGATTGACCTCTTGGGTCGCTCTGGAAAACTCGTTGAAGCAGAAATGTTGTTGAATGAAATGGATGTGGAACCGGATGCAACTGTGTGGAAGGCCCTTCTTGCTGCATGTAGAGTGCAGGGCAACCTGGAATTGGGGGAAAGAGCAGCAAAGAACCTCTTTGAATTAGAGTCCAAAAATGCTGTGCCATACATAATGTTGTCTAACATGTATTCTGCTGCCGGAAAATGGGAAGACGCCGCAAGGATTCGAAGAACAATGAAATGGAAGGGGATCAGTAAGGAGCCTGGATGTAGTTGGATCGAGGTAAACAGCAGAGTGCACACCTTTATGTCGGAAGACAGAGGGCATTCGAGAACTACTGAGATCTATTCCAAGATTGATGAGATCATGGTTTTGATAAAGGAATCTGGTTACGAAGCCGACATCAGTTTTGCACTCCATAACATGGATAAAGAAGGGAAGGAGCTTGGTCTGGCCTATCACAGTGAAAAACTGGCCGTGGCATTCGGACTTCTGAGCTTACCACGTGGGGCTCCGGTCCGAATTTTTAAGAATCTTCGAGTTTGTGGTGATTGTCATACTGCTATGAAATACATATCTAGAGTTTTCCATCGTCACATCATCTTGAGAGATTCTAATTGTTTTCATCACTTCAAAGGAGGACCATGCTCATGCGGAGATTATTGGTAG
- the LOC107910894 gene encoding E3 ubiquitin-protein ligase At4g11680 isoform X2: MNPSNALPQTSPPSDAVDTSPLLTHSISDHLLRSRRILRRRPPPLPGTAARLLRRVSSRRLMLREPSVRVRETAAEQLEERQSDWAYSKPVIILDILWNMAFVVMAVVVLGLSLEEKPSVPLRLWVWGYGLQCLFHVACVAVEYKIRNERRVEGLQSNEDPDLGLNSQSGSEADDSEDNVTEELNSGDETRVAKSLESANTMFSFLWWIIGFYWIISKGQVLTHQAPKLYWLCVTFLALDVVFVFICVAVACLIGLAVCCCLPCIIAILYALTDRECCICLSAYEDGTELRELPCHHHFHCNCIDKWLYINATCPLCKFNILKVSEEV, from the exons ATGAACCCATCAAACGCACTACCTCAGACATCACCTCCATCAGATGCGGTGGACACGTCACCCCTCCTGACCCATTCCATATCCGACCACCTTCTCCGCAGCCGCCGCATCCTCCGTCGTCGACCTCCACCTTTGCCTGGCACAGCCGCTAGGCTCCTCCGACGCGTCAGCAGTCGTCGTTTGATGCTCCGTGAGCCATCGGTTCGCGTGCGAGAAACCGCTGCGGAGCAACTCGAAGAGCGTCAAAGCGATTGGGCCTACTCGAAGCCCGTTATAATCCTCGACATTCTCTGGAATATGGCGTTTGTGGTAATGGCGGTTGTCGTTTTGGGACTCAGCCTTGAAGAAAAGCCCAGCGTCCCCTTAAGGCTCTGGGTTTGGGGTTACGGCTTACAGTGTTTGTTTCACGTGGCTTGCGTAGCAGTAGAATATAAAATAAGAAACGAAAGGAGGGTTGAGGGCTTGCAGAGCAACGAGGATCCGGATTTGGGTCTGAATTCTCAGTCTGGGAGTGAAGCAGATGATTCCGAGGATAATGTAACAGAGGAGTTGAATAGTGGAGATGAAACCAG AGTTGCCAAGAGCTTGGAGTCTGCAAATACGATGTTTTCATTTCTTTGGTGGATAATTGGATTTTACTGGATAATTTCCAAAGGACAAGTTTTGACACATCAGGCACCTAAGCTTTACTG GCTTTGTGTTACATTTCTTGCGTTGGATGTGGTGTTTGTATTCATCTGTGTTGCTGTTGCCTGTCTTATTGGTCTTGCTGTTTGCTGCTGTCTTCCTTGTATCATTGCAATTTTGTATGCTCTTACAGACCgg GAATGCTGCATCTGCCTTTCTGCTTATGAAGATGGGACCGAGTTGCGCGAACTTCCTTGCCATCACCATTTCCATTGCAACTGCATAGACAAGTGGTTGTACATCAATGCTACATGTCCTCTCTGCAAGTTCAACATTCTAAAGGTGAGCGAAGAGGTTTAG